The window ATTATAGAATCCTTCCAGTTTCCTCTCCACACATACCTTTGTAGGTTTGTtgggcttttctttcccccctttcttaTCACTCAAGAAGATGGAGCTATTTTACCAATACAGTGATCaatgaaaaactatttattCAAGAGTAGATAGAGTGGGGAGCTAGGCCaagtgacctccagaggtccttttcAAACTGGCTTACTCTATGAATCAGGATAAGAGAGGCTTTTTTGGAGCAACTGAAGGCAACTATGGCTTGAACACCATTGCTAGTACGGCTCACGTATCTTTAATATTGAAGTCCAGTACTAGATCACTGTGATTAGCTTTGTTGATATACACTTAATTCTTCCAGGTTTTCCTATATAAAAGTCTCCAAGAGTTGACTATCTGTTGTTCTTATACATGGTAGTTTTCTGCCATATTTGTACTGAGTATGTTCATGAGTCAAGTAAGACTGGCAACAGTCAGTACATTGCAAGACAAGACTTATTATAGACAGTGAGAGTAAACAGATTGGTTATGTGTGCTCgaaccctggctgccaggcagAATTAAAGGAGAATATGACTGCATATTTACACAGTTAGATTCTACCAACTTGATGAGGAAAATTTTATCACATGGCAGGATTAGGAGGACAATGGCTCTTCAAAACTAACCTTCACACTAAAGTAATCATCAATGGTATCTGAAAGCATGCAGTGGAAAAGCTAGTTGACCTAGCGCTTTCACATTGACTGTGCACTTGAGATCACATGTAGCTAAAAATTTTCTATTTACAGAAGATTGTTGAATTCATGTTTCAAAGTTAatcattttgttaaaaaagacGTCCTGAAACAAGCAGCTACATACAAACATTTTGTCATGCTTGATCACCAGTGATAAGtctgaaaatagttttgctCCTTGAGAAACACATTATTTCATGTAAATTGAAAAAacatcaggaggaaaaaagaaagttaaggTGACTGTTTTGCAGTTACCAACCTCATGACCCAAATTAAAACTTAGCTATGAAAAAGCTCAGCAAGAATTTGGTTCATATACTGTCATAAGTCTGCTATGATACTATATAtagattaaaatattaacagCAAATTCAAGGTATtacttcttcagaaaaataaacgCACTGACCCAAAGGTAATCTGTTACCCTACCAAAAAATTCAGATGTATTACTACCTTCAAAGTCAGTACTGAATGGGACAGTACAGCTCGATGAGAAGTTTCCACTATTAAGAATGTTATAGAGACCACGAAGTGCTTTATAGGGAGTCTTACTAATTTGACAGGTGATGAACAGGACACAGATCATCCAACAGGCCAACGGGAGATCCCAGAAACAGTCCAGGTTAAGTTTTTGACAATGTGATAGTATACCATGTTGTACAACTTTGAGATTTGATTATACTTTGTCACAATAATTTAGTTTCAGTGTGACAGAAGACAGACCTGTGATCAGAAGTATGTTCTACATGATACTTACTAATTAGTTAGTTGAAAAATATAGCATGGCCTATAAATAAAGACTAACACAGATAATTCTGAGATTCACTTACACTGCATATTAAGTACAAACATGCAGGTTAGTGAAACAATAACTCTCCTACCCATGCTTCAGCTTCAACGCAtagaaacaaaagtaatttagaCAGGTTATCCTTCCGGATTGTCTCAAAGTAAGTAACTGTATTCATCAGCAATGTAAAGACCCACACAAAAATTCATCATGGCTTCATTTATGACATTAAAGTCAACTGTATTATGTTTTGCTAAACTGCTACAGAAACAGCGTCTTTGTTGCCTGTAGGTTTGGACCCCAAATCaagttttcattacattttttttcctataataCTTGCATTCTGGGTTTGAAGACAAACAGTcaaaatgcaatataaaaaagaaaatttaaaaaaattgaaattgtgCATGATTCCTGATTGAGAATGACAGTTGTGATTATTCACTTACTAGGAAGATACAGGTTGTTTCCCTAATGGTCACTTTGGCCTGAAGAACTTTTGCAAGACATCAAAAGACTCCATTTTCATAAGCCTCTTACTCAACAGGTCGGCACTCCTACTGAAGTAGATCTGCTATATTAATAAGTAGTAATGCTACACTGTGGGTGACCTACAATTTTTCTACTAACAGCTAAGACCTGTTTAGACTTCTACCTATGGAGCCATCTGGAGACTGAAGAACATCCAGACTTAAAGTTGTCAATTCAAGCTTACTActcccatttttttcagtaataccctaagagtgaagaaaaaagaaatcagattacCTATATTTCTAACACAACAACAGGATAcaccaaacaataaaaaataaaaatacccttCCATTTTAAGATCAAAAACAATGTATATACAGAACCAAGCCATCCACAATCAGCtacattttagaaatacagaaactaTTACAagttaaaaacatttaagtttCTGAAAACAAGTATGATTTACAGTATTTACTCACCAGAACACTGGTTTTAAACTTCTTAGTTCAAAAATAACACTAATTGTTAAAATATTAGTGCAAAACCTGAAAtactaatattttcaaaaataccttTCATTCCTATCAATATTAAATAGGCTACCAAACAATAGAAAAGTATACAGTTGTTTTTCAAGTACTGCTTTCATGTTCATTAggcatattttttatatatatatattttaaatcttttagcttaatgaaaaaattaaagaccTCACAAATCTGTTGAAGTAGAActcaaaacaccaaaaaacacCTCTGTACAATTAGAAGTCAAGTCTTGGGgatgggagggaagagagagagagagagaaagagataaCTGGAGAGAAGAGAATATACCAGAGATAAACAGAAGTAATCACAGCTTGCTAGCTTTTAAAGTCTTACAAAGAAAGTATATCCACAGTGACAGTTTCCCCAAGAAAAGCTtgtaaaattcatttaaatttagGTCATTAGAATTGCTCTTCTTTCTCATTAGGAAGGATGTACTTCACAGTTGTCAGGTGGTAACTACTCAGCTCCTCTTTCTGACAACCTTTAAAGCACCAAGCAGCTCAGTATTCATAACACACACAACACATACACTGTAGAAGTTATCCTGTTTGAATAAAGTTTTGTGTTATGGTGTTAGAACCTCTGGATCAATATTATTTCTGCTGAacaaggcagaaagaaaaagaaaactaaacagtcttttgaaaaaaatatttcaaataaaaattattattggaTTGCTACACATAATAAAACCACCCTCAAAACAAACTGCACACACTCTAAAAATGTTCCCAAGTTGCATGCCAGACTTACAGAATTAATGTAGGCCAGTACCAAGCACTCATTTCTTCCCCGTGTGTAAATGCGACACAATCAGGCCTCACATGCAGGCCTCCCTCTCCAATACAGGCAGGACCTTTGTTCGATACGTCGATGTTTTTCCCCCAAAGCCCTTGACATAACTTTCCATTCTTTCCCCTATTATTTTCCGGTTCACAGTCTAGACTTTCGGACTCCCGTTCTGTGAAAACCCCTGGCTGTCGAGAAGGCCAGTGCACTaggaagggggggaagggggaacaATAAAAAAGTTGAACAGCAGGAAGACGGGCCTACAGGTCTGGCAAAAGCCCCGGTATCGGTTTGTTTCCCAGCCCCAGATAACCAGAGCAGTTACCAGGAGGCGGTTGGCGTCAGTGCTACCATCACCTCAAAACTTCTCCcactccccagcccccccagcccgccggggaaggaggaagagccAGGCAGGAAAGGCAGAACCCAGCGTTTGATCAGCCTCCAAGTACGACGCATTATGCAAGCAAACGCGAGGACCAGGCAACTTGCTTCTTGactgaaagcaacaaaaacatcGGCTCTAAAACATTAACTGCGAAAATAACCCCTCTTGTGGGTAGCCAGCACTGTAACTCCGACCTTACAGGCGCCTCCATTCTCTTCCCAccttcttcctcccaccccccctttcCAAAAGCTTGTGAAATATGGACGTCGGCCGattatttagcatttttatcGAGCCGGgcaggggggaaggaaagaggagttgctattttttcctttaagataTTCGATagctccttcagaaaaaaaagaaggggggggaagcggaaaaaaaaaaaaaaaaaggaagaaagggcCATGAGGGAAAAGGGGGCCAACCggagtggggggagggagaagacgGGGAAGGGCATACAAATCGGTACGGCAGTGTCAACACTGACACTGCCCTTTTGTATCAGCAGCTACACAGGGCCCGGAGAGGGGAGGCCGCGCACCCCCCACACGCCGGGCAGCCCGGGCGAGGCGAGGCGCCGGGGGAGAGGGGATGTCCCCAGAGCGGGCTCCGGTGACTGCCTAGCCATTTTGTCAGCTCCGTTTCCACCCCTTCTCTCCTCAGTAagagccccctccccgcgcccccTTACACAACCCCGAGCCCCCCTACACACACACTCACCAGCGCGGCGTCGTGTCGTCCCCGTCTTCCCCCCGctccctcgccccccccccatccGCAACAATGCTCCGGGATGGcgctgctcccctccccctgccccgggccgCCGGGAAGGGCAGCTCGGCTAATGCTGGGGATGACACAACAGGCCCGGCCGCCCGGCCCGGAGACTGCCGACGGGCCCAGCGCCACGCCGCCCCGCGCTCGCCTCCCCGGCGCCCCCTGAAAGAGCGGAGGAGCCCCGGGTACCTAGTTTGTCCCGATGCGGCCTCCGCAGACACTCCgtgcctcccctcctcccggCAGCAACCGCCTCTCTTCCCTTCAATTATCAGCTGAAGCCGCAGCACCAAGCAGCGCCTCGtccgccgcctccgccgccgaACCCCTTCCAGCAGCGcgagggggaggctgggggacTACTTTCTCCCGGCGACGGGGCCCTGCCGGGGCCTGCGCGCCCCCTGGGCCGACGGGAGgcccctgccccggctgccGCCCCCCACGCAGCCTCCGCTGCAGCCGTGTGCGCGCCCTGCTCCCTGCGCTCGGCGGGGTCGGTCTTCGGTGGTCAGTATCCCTCCGCCGGGGTCGTCACCCCTGGGTCCGCGCGAGTGTCTCCGCTCGGGTGAGAGCAAGCAGCACgggagggggctggagctggtggggTAGCGGGGCTCTGCCGGCGGCGGGGGTGAAGACCCTATCCGGCCGCCGCGGTATTACTGGCCTACTCCTTTAAGAGGGGGCTGGGCTCCCGGTGACCCCGCGTGATGTCCGCCTCTTCCTGGTTGCCATAGACACCGCCTCCCAGCGTCCCAAAATGGCGTCGCTGCCGCGGGAGGAGGTGTTCGAGAGGCGCGGGCaggccccagcccccagcaAGGACTTCTGCCAGCTGCTCGTCACCCGGcgggaggtgggtgctgggctgcccGCGGGTGGGGAGCGGTGTCTGTCCCGCAGCTCTTTTCCCCTCACCTCGTGATCGCCGCTTCTTCCTCCGCCCGGGAAAGAAGGCAGCTGGGGCCTGCCCCCGGCTCCTGAGGCAGCAGCGGCTTGTAGTGAGGGCCCGTCCTCGGGGAAGGACTGGCAAGGAATGGAGGGGCTCTCAGCGCCATGCCGGGGAAGGGTGGGGGTCGCCTGTTAACGCAGCTAGTCAGTGCTGCTGGCTCGGCCTTTTGAGGGCTGGGAACGCCTCGCTGCAGCCTTGGGATGTGGTGTCGGTAAGTAGCTGGGAGCAGGTAAGGCCTTGCTGCCAAAAAGGGTTATTTCCTAGCATAGGTGAAAGTGTGTCTGGACGAGGAGCCTCGTATGTGGGAGATTCTTTCTACGCAGAGTATCCCAAGCCTGTGGGAAGGGACTCTGGGTGAGGACCAGaggaaggtggggaaaaaagatccTTCAAAAAGGTGAGTTAGGAGCCTTGTGAAGAAGTATGTACACATCTGTGATTTTGTAACCTCAAAACAAACTTAAGTCTACTCGCAGAAATGCCTCACAAATAAATGAGATGCTaacatttaaagtaaataaataacaaatccTTAAGTAATGTCATGGTATTTCTCCTCAGGAAAGACAAGTTTAGTTTCTAGTTACTCAGAGTAACTAGACTTTAAGGCAGGGGGAAATGATAGTCTAACATCTTATTCcagaaaaatagaattaaacTGCCCATCTGGGAATGGGAAGACTGTGTATATTTTCCATATGGTACCTGAAGATGTTTAGGTGTCCTGCCTTATGGCTGTGTACATAACTGGTTTTCTGATCAGGGAAATAAGCAATGCTAAAAATCctggaagagatttttttttttacttttcttgaaATATGCTGCAAAATGTGCTATATGaacattttttcagaataaGAATAATCATTGATGAGGAATGTTTGACAGTAAACAAATGAGACTTAACAAATCTGATTATGAGTTTGTAAGgttatgaaataaaaacttaaatCTGCAATTTCCGTTTCATTTTTACCTATTTTTGAGTGGGTTGACTTTGTATATATAAGAGATGAACATAAATGTTTGTCTCAGGCTGGGCATACTGATGTACAAGTTGTaaagtttcaattttttttctgagaaagttt of the Grus americana isolate bGruAme1 chromosome 9, bGruAme1.mat, whole genome shotgun sequence genome contains:
- the FBXO36 gene encoding F-box only protein 36 isoform X3 yields the protein MRPPQTLRASPPPGSNRLSSLQLSAEAAAPSSASSAASAAEPLPAARGGGWGTTFSRRRGPAGACAPPGPTGGPCPGCRPPRSLRCSRVRALLPALGGVGLRWSVSLRRGRHPWVRASVSARVIFRWWKISLRNEFRESRPGEIKESQEDFLDDSSLHSSWVRRLQETAVSAALMERLHTLSSSDWMIYAQTMEKVSISTHSL